Sequence from the Candidatus Wallbacteria bacterium genome:
ATATAAAAATGAATTTGACCGTGTGGATCTGCTGTTCACAGCCTTCGGCTATTTTGTGGATGAGGAAAACTTCCAGGTGCTGGAAAATGTGTCCAGGGCTCTGAAGAAAGGAGGCCTGTTCTGTTTCGACCTTATGAACAGGGACGTATTCCTCAAGAATTTCAAACCCTGCTTTGTCCATGAAAAAGAAGGGAATTTCATGATCGACAGGCTGGTTTTCGACAGCCTGACTGGCCGTAATTATACAAAGAGGATCGTGATCAGGAACGGAGTGTTGAAGCACAAGCCGTTTTTCGTCAGGCTTTACAATTACACGGAACTGCGGGATCTGCTGGAACGGGCGGGCATGGAGATCGTGGAATCATACGGCAGTTTCAAGGGAGAGCAGTTCGGGAATGACTCGGCCCGGATGATCATAGTTGCCAGGAAAGTTTGAGTTAAGCTGCCTACTTTTCCTTTCCTATGCTGAGCACTTATTCCTGCTGCGGCTGTCTTTGTCTGCGAATTTAGAGGCTCTTCAGATGCTGTTAGAGCCTCTTATCCCGAAGTATCGGGAGCCTCAGCAGTAGCTTCGGCTGGATTCTGCTTCTAACATTGAATTCTGCGACGACTTCGAACGCCGCTGCAGGAACAAGAGCTCAGCATAATAAGAATATTTATTTATTGTGATGATTTCCTGTCAGAATGCGCTGCCGCCATTGCCATCGTAAGCCAGAATCATGGGAAAATCAGCCACCTGCAGTTCGAAAATCGCTTCAGTGCCGAGTTCGGGATAGGCTGCGATGCGCCAGGATTGGATCATTGAAGAAAGATAGGCCCCCAGGCCTCCATATGTGACAAAATAAAAATGTTTGCCAGCCCTGCAGTCTGATTCCACAGCAGCCGTGCGCCTGCCCTTGCCGATCGTGATCCTGATGCTGTTTTCCATGAAAA
This genomic interval carries:
- a CDS encoding class I SAM-dependent methyltransferase; the protein is MNEELLFDLEAVFDPDDYLYFYKDILTEELNILQVEFLVKTLSLKKKHKILELACGYGRHSNRLAEMGFKVTGLDYIKGFLKIASAEAKKLNLPVKYVHGDMRDLPYKNEFDRVDLLFTAFGYFVDEENFQVLENVSRALKKGGLFCFDLMNRDVFLKNFKPCFVHEKEGNFMIDRLVFDSLTGRNYTKRIVIRNGVLKHKPFFVRLYNYTELRDLLERAGMEIVESYGSFKGEQFGNDSARMIIVARKV
- a CDS encoding fumarate hydratase C-terminal domain-containing protein, producing the protein MDQFQNLIHEISHLKAGGKFHFSGTLYTLRDQTMAKIKKDGFPDFLKNQIIYFCGPSGPLPDGRLGSCGPTTSKRFDPCHQLFMENSIRITIGKGRRTAAVESDCRAGKHFYFVTYGGLGAYLSSMIQSWRIAAYPELGTEAIFELQVADFPMILAYDGNGGSAF